CGCCGCAGCAGCGCGCGCATGGCCCGGCTGATCAACGACATCCTGGACTTCGCGCGCAGCCGGCTGGGCGGGGGCATTCCGGTGAAGGCCCAGCGCATGAACATGGCGGAGGTGTGCCGCACCACGCTCGAGGAGCTGCAGGTCATCTTCCCCGAGCGCCAGCTGCTCCTCGAGGTGATGGGAGACACCTCGGGGCAGTGGGACCCGGACCGGGTGGCGCAGGTGCTGGGCAACCTGGTGTTCAACGCCCTGCAGCATGGGCAGATGGACACGCCGGTGCGCACGCGGGTGCGCGGCGAGGGCGCCGAGGTGCTGCTGGAGGTCATCAACCAGGGCGAGCCGGTGCCGGAGGACATGCTCCCGCGCCTCTTCGATCCCTTCAAGCGGGGCCCGGAGGACCAGCGCCCGCACGAGGGCCCTGGCGGCTCGCGGAGCCTGGGGCTGGGGCTCTACATCGTCCGGCAGATCGCCCTGGTACACGGTGGGGACGTGGAGGTCCACTCCAGCGCCGAGGCGGGCACGCACTTCACCGTGCATTGGCCCCGCGCGTGCCAGTAGGCGCGCCTAGCGGGCGTTGGCCGAGAGGGCCAGGGAGTGCAGGGCCTCGGCGAGCATCTGGGTGCCGAGGCCCAGGTGCTCCAGGGAGATGAACTCATCGGGCGCGTGGCCGGTGTAGACCTGCCCTGGCAGCCCGGGCCCGAAGTCCACGCCGCGCGGGAAGAGACGGGCGTAGGTGCCGCCGGCGATGGAGATGGGGGCGATGTTCGAGCGGATGTTCTGGTGGCGCTTGTAGATGTCCATCAGCGTGAGGACCAGCGGGCCGGAGACGTCGGCCACGTGCGGCTCGCCCACGTAGCGCCCCGGGCCCTCGACGATGCGCCCGTCCGACTCCTGGGTGATGCGGGACACGGCGTGGTTGAGGGCCTGGTGGAAGTCCTCGTCCCCCTCCTCGCTCCGGGGCCGGCGCAGGTTGACGCCCAGGGAGACCTTGCCCTCCTTCACGCGCAGCAGCGTGGCCGCGACGATCATCGGCCCCATGAGCGGATCCTTCCCGGTGAAGCCCAGACGGTCGCCGTGGTGGTCCCCGTCGAAGCGGCGGGCCACGGCGCGCAACATGGCGGCGATGCCGTTGTCCACCAGGGGCAGCTTCTCGGCGATGGCCGACAAGTCCCACAGCGCGTTCTGTCCCTGCTCGGGAGCCGAGGAGTGGACGGCCTTGCCCTGGGTGGTGATGACGATGCGCATTCCCCCACCGGCCAGCCCCACCAGCGGCGCGCTGCGCACCTCGGCCTTGAGGGTGGAGCGCTCCTTGCGGACGGACTCCACGGCGGCCTTGGCGGCGGCCAGCGCCTGCTCCAGCGAAGTGCCCGAGGTGGGCACCAGGCTGAGCATGGCGGCGCCGGGCACCTGGGTGAGGAACTCCCCGGCGGAGGCATCCACGGCCACCAGGGTGCCCTCGCCCTTGGCTTCCGACTCCAGGGCCGCCTCCAGGGTGAGGGCGACGAAGCCCGACTGGGCGACGACGACGGGGTACTCCGAGTCCACGGAGACGGCGTGGGTAGGCAGCACCTCGGTGCGGGTGTACTCCTGCATGCCCTTCCAGTCGCTCTCCTCGCCGTTGCCGATGATGAGGAGCACCTTGCCCTTGTGGGGCTTGAGCCCCATCTCCTTGGCCATCGCCAGCGAGACGAGCCCCATGGCGATGGGCCCCTTGTCGTCCATCACCCCGCGGCCATAGAGGCGGCCATTGCGCACCTTGGCCTCGAAGGGGTTGGACTTCCACTCGTGCGCGGGCGCGGGCACGACATCGCCGTGGAAGATGAAGCCCAGGTGCGGGGCACCCTCGCCCCAGGCCAGCTCGAACACGTCGTTCTGGCCCACGGTGCGAAAGGCGAAGCCGTGGGTCTGGGCCCACTTCTGCAGGAAGCGACCCATGGCGGCGATGCCGGGGCTCTTGGCGGCAGGCTGCTCGCTGCTCACCGTCTTGAAGCGGACGAGCTGCTGCGTGAGCGCCACCACGTCCCCGAGCCCGCAGGCGCTGACGTACAGGGCATAGCGCTGGGTGAGGGGAATGCCGGGCAGCGCCTCCTCGGAGAACTGGGCGGTGCGCTTCGCCCCCGCGAGCTGACAGTTGGGAGGCTTCGGCTCGGCCTCCTTGCCCTTCTCCTTGCCCTTGCCCTTGGTGTCGCCCTTGGGCGCCTTGGGTACCTCGGCCTGCACGCCCTGCTTGCGCAGCCGGTCCTGGAGCTTCTGGTTCTCACGCTCGATTTCCCGGAGCTGCGCCGGGGTGAGCTTGGGCCGGGAGCCCTGGGCGAGCGCGGGTGCGGAGGCGAGGAGAACGAGACCGAGACAGAACAGATCCAGGCGCATGCGCGCTCCACCCTACCTCAAGAGGATGAAAACGGGCGGCCAGGTGGCTAACACTGAGGCATGTTCTTCACCTCACCCAAGAAGCTGAAGATCCCCACGCCGGAGGAGGCGCTGCCTGGCCGCTCCGAGTCGATGCCCGTCCCCGAGAAGCACTTCGTGCTGGGCACCCCGCTAAAGGGGCCCTTCCCTGCCGGCTCGCAGTACGCGCTGTTCGGCCTGGGGTGTTTCTGGGGCGCCGAGAAGAAGTTCTGGCAAGTGCCGGGCGTGTACAGCACGCAGGTGGGCTACGCGGCGGGGCCGACGCCCAACCCCACGTACAAGGAGGTGTGCTCGGGGATGACGGGGCACAACGAGGTGGTGCGCGTGGTGTTCGACCCGGCGAAGGTGAGCTACGAGACGCTGCTGCGCACCTTCTGGGAGAACCACGACCCGACGCAGGGCATGCGCCAGGGCAACGACGTGGGCACGCAGTACCGCTCGGGCATCTATTATTACGACGAGGCGCAGAAGCGCGCGGCGGAGCAGAGCCGGGACGCATACCAAAAGGCACTGGCGGGGGCGGGCTACGAGGCCATCACCACGGAGCTGCTGCCGGCGCCGAGCTTCTACTTCGCTGAGGACTACCACCAGCAGTACCTGGCGAAGAACCCGGGCGGCTACTGCGGCCTGGGCGGCACGGGAGTGAGCTGCCCGGTAGGCGTGGGCATCTCCAGCAGCTAGGGCTTCTTCTTCTGGGAGAATGCCAGGCCCCGAGCGGCCAGTGCATTCTCCAGAATGCCAATGGCCTTGGGACCCACGCCGTGAAGCCTGGCCAGCTCGGCCTTGCTCAGCTGGGTCACCTGGCTCAAGCGCGTGATGCCTATGACCTCGAGAGCGCTGCGCGCGGGGTTGCCGATCTTCGGCAGGCTGTCGTCGAGCTCGGGCTTCTTCATGGAGCTACTGCTCCTTGGAGGTGTGGCAGTTGCCGCAGCCGAAGGCGCCGGGCGGGGGATTCTGAGGATCGAACGGCGCGCCGAGCAAGGCGGCCATCTCGGGCGTCACCTTCTCGCTCATGAACTTCACCCACTCGGGCTTCTCCTTCATGAGCGCGCCGAACTCGGCGTGGGTGGACGGGAGCGAGAGAATCTCCGGGTTGGGCATCTCGAAGCCGCGCTCCCGGGCGTTCTTGCCGTGGCAGGTCTTGCAGCCGAACTCGGCGAACTCCTTGGGGTCGAAGGCTTGGAACACCGGCCGCATCCTCGGCACGACGACCATGGCCATGAACTTGCCGCGCTGCTCCTTCGGCAGGTCCTTCCACGCCAGCTGTTGAGGGGCGGCGGCAGCGGGGGGCTCGGCGGCCTGGGGTGCGGGCGCCGGAGGCGGACTGGCCGGAGCCGTCGTGGCCGCGCTCTGGCTGGCACAGGAGAGCGCACCAGCGCCGGTCAACCCAACGAGCGCGATGAAGACGAGGGAGCGGTGATTCAAGGAGTGTCCTTCCCGTTGAACTCGACAAGCCCCCAGAGGGCTTGGGCTCCAGCATCCCAGGGCTCGAGTAGCACAGCAACACGGTGAGTGCCCGAGCCGGCCATGAGCCACCATGGCCGGCCTGGGTTGAGTCACTGGCGGTTCTGCATCCGCTGGCGCATGGCTTCGTGCCGGCGCTGGTGCTCCTCGCGCTCCTGGGTGATGAGTTCCTGGGCGCGCGCCTTCTGCGAGTCGCTCAGGAGCTTCTCCGCCTCCTGGTAGAACGCGGCGTCATTGGCTCGCAGCTCGGTGATGAGGGGCTCCAGTTGCTGCATCCGCTCGCGCATCGCCTCGAAGTCAGGCGGCGGCCTGTTCATCCGCTCGGTGTCGCTGGGAGGCGGCCCCGACGGGCGCGGCGGACGCAGCGCCTCCAGCTGCTCTACGATCGGCGCGTTCTTCTGCTCCAGCGCGGCCTGCAGCGCTTCCAGTTGGGCCACCTGCTCAGCCGTCAGGGCCAGCTCTTGCGGGTTCTTCAGCAGCAGTTCCAGCGACGAGGGAGGTTTGCCCCGTCCTCCCCCGGGTCCATGGGGGCCCTGTGCGCCCGCCAGCAGCGGGACCACCAGCACCAGTACGAGTGGCATCAGCTTGAGGGACATGATGGTCTTACTCCTGTGGGTATGCGTCCGGGGCGGCCCTGCCTTGCAGGTTCCCTGGCGCGACAGGGTTCAATGTGTCCCCAGCCCATGTCCCGCGCATGACGCCCATATTTCGGTATGTTTCTCGCACTCTGGGCGCCTGGGTGCTTAACAAGTGACGAAGGCTGCGCATCTTCGCGCAGGGCCCGAGTCGGGCTTTCGAGCCCCCCAGCGGCGCTCCCGCCAAACCTGTCTGACTGTCTGACAGGTTTGCCCAGCGCCGCCGCGAGCTGGCACAGAAGAGCTCTTCAGGCTCATCACCTTCTGAACGGAGCGGTCTTGAGTCAGGTCAATCTCGAGGGCAGGGAAATCGCGAACGAGCGGCTGGTGCTCGACTCGGGGGCCATCTACTTCCTTGGCCCCAACCTGACGCTCCGCAACTGCGCCCTGGTGCTAAAGGTGTCCGCGCGAAGTTTGATCATTCCCCAAGCGGACTTCATCGACTGCACCATCGACATCCCCAAGGAACTGAAGAACTTTCGTTGGGAGCACGCCTCTCTGAAAGGTTGCCGGTTCACCGGGCGCATGAGCGGCAATGACTTCGGGCGGTGGCCTTGGTCCGAGAAGGCGTATGGAAGTATCGAGGGGTGTGACTTGACTGCGGCACACCTGGACGCATGTCGGTTCCTTGGGTGCGACGCCAGCACGATGCGCTTTCCTTCCTGGCCGTACTTCACCCTGCTTGACCCGGTGCGCAGATACCGCGAGCTGAGGGCAGCCGCGTGGCCTGGGGACATTGGCTCCATCGTGGTGGAGAGCTTCGCGGAGTGGCCGGCTTCGAGCATGGCCATCACGTACTCTGCCCTGGAGCTGGCCAAGCGGCGCGGCACGACTCCGGAGGCCATCAGGGCCGTGCTGGAGGAACTCGACGGCGTGAAGTACTGAGAGGCTTGCTCAGTACTTCAGGCTCGCTCACGGCCAGCGGTCGAGCACGCCTACTTGTACCTGTCGCGGCAATCGCGCTGCGCCGGGCTTTGAGCCGGGGGACTTCATCATGAGCCCCGTATGGTCCCACAGGCTCAAGCAGACCGGCACGCGGCGGCCATCCGGAAGCAGGAGCTCGGAGTAACGACCCAGCACGGCTTCCTTCCCGTACTTGATGAGGCCCTCCGTCCACAGCTGCCCGTAGACAAGGGTGCCCTCGGGGAGGGTGTAGGGGCGGTTATTCCAAATGCGAACCAGCCGGCCGGTGACCTTTCCCGCGTGGTAGACGCCCAATTGCTGGTCGTTGCCAGGCTGGTTGATGTCGATGATGAGGTGGTACTCCTCTACGCTGAGCCTCAGGTCCTTCATGGTCTCGATGGCTTGCTCGGGGCAGTCCTCGGGCAGCGGCCGGAGCTGGGGCGCGGCGCACCCAACACCGAAGGTGGCGCACAGCCATGCGGCGACGGCCATGTTGGGCCGGGAGTTGCGGAGGGTGGACACGAGCGAGCTTCCTTTCTCGGATTCAGCGGTGGAGGTGCTGGTGGGCGCGAGCCACGCCCACCACGTGGTGAAGAGGGAGAGCCCCAGTAGAACAGGCCCCACCCCAAGGGCGACTCTCCGCAGCACCTTCTTGCGGCGGTCAGCCTGCGCTTCGGCGGTGGCCAACTCCGCCTCCACCTCCTGGATGGCGGCGGCGAACTGCTCGAGGGCTTGTTCGCGGGAGAGTTCCATCTTCTGCTTCGGGGTTTCCCGCGCCCTGCGCTCCGCCGCCTGTTTCTGCAGCCGGCGCTCCTCCACTTCGTCCTGGGTAACAGGAGCAGGGCCCTCGGCAGGAAGCCTCAGCGGCACCTTCCAGCGCTTCCTGGAGCGCTCCTTCGCCGCGTCCCACAGCGCCTGGAGCAGAGCTTCGGCGCTCTCGTGGCGATCCTCCGGCCGCTTCTCGAGCAGCTTCAGGACGATGCGGCTGAGCGACTGGGGGACCTCGGGATTGAGACGATGCGGCGCTCGGGGAATCGCCGTCTCGATGGCCACCAGCAGTTCGTCCGCGGGCATCCGCGCATCAAAGGGCCAGCACTCCGTGAGGGCTTCATAGAAGAAGACGCCAAGCTGGTAGAGGTCTCCCGCCGCGGCCGCGTCAAAGCGGGCGCCCTGCTTCCAGGCCTCCTCGCGGATGAAGCTGATGCACTCGGGCGGCAGCGCATGGGGCGTCCCCGGTGCCAACCCCACGGTAAGGGTAGAGCCGCCTGGCAGGTACGCACTGCCCATGTCCACGAGCACCGGCTTGTTGTCCGTGGCGCTGACGATGACGTGCTCGCCCTTGAAGTCCCGGATGAGGATGCCCCTGGCGTGCAGCCGGGCCACCACTCGCACTACCTCGATGAAGACGTCCACCAACTGGGCGGCGGAAGGGCGGGTGCGCTCGCGCCACCGGTCGAACGGCTCGCCCAGCACGTGGTCGGTGACGATGTAGAGGTAACCCCTGGTGGGGTGCGGCCACCGGTCCACGGCACGAAGGTGAGGCAGGCCCGGGTGGCTGGCGTTGGCCATGAGGATGGCGCCCTCATGGCGCATGCGCCCGTCCACCTGCCGCTCTTCCAAGACCCTCTCGGGAGTCTCCTGCGGTGGAGCGGGTGCTGGCCTTACCGCCATCTTCAGGGTGAAGAAGTCCCCGTCTCGCTCGACCTTGAAGACGTGGCCGAAGTTACCGCTGCCCAGCGACTCCACGATTCGCCAGGGGCCCACCATGTTCCCCGGCTTGAGGTGGTCGGGGTGAAAGGCGTTGGTTGTCATGGGCACGGGCTTCCTAATGCGGCAAGAGGTTGAGAGAAAGGCGACGCTGACCACTTGCGTCCACGAGTTCCAGGCTGAACTCCCTGCCATTGCTCCACGGCACACTCTGCGCTTCCACCACCAGCAGGTCTGTTTCACCTGGCCCCAATTGCGACGGCTTCATCCGCAGGGAGAGCACCTTCACCGAAGCGCCTGCGGTGTTGCGGAGGTGTACCTGCCCCACCAGCCAGGGCTTCTGGTTCGGGAGGTTGCGCAGCTTGAGGGTCACCAACGTCGAGAATTGGCCCGGGTAGCCATGGCTATCCAACACCTCCAGACCGCTGGAGTTCGCCGAAGCTACCGTCCTGGAAAACCCGACGGGCAGCATGTTCTTGTAGAGCCACCCGGAGAGCGCGAGGCCCACGGGACCGCTGCCGGCGCTGCGGGCCTTGAGTTCCTCCAGCTCCGCCTCTTTCTGGGCGAGGGCCGCCAGCAGGGCTTCCGGGGTGTTGGCCCGGCGGTCCACCTCCACACTCCCATCCATCACCTTGTCCTGGGTGACGACCGCGAGGACAGCCTGGGCCGGGAGGGCGCGATCCTTGAAGCCGATCTTCACGATGAGCCGCTCGCCCGAGCCGAGGTCCGCGAAGGGTTCGAGGGTCAGGATGCGATCGCCGACATCGGCCCATTTGAAGCGCGTGCGGTCCACCACGAGGCTGTCGCGATCCAATGGGCCGTTGAAGGCCAC
This portion of the Hyalangium ruber genome encodes:
- a CDS encoding Sapep family Mn(2+)-dependent dipeptidase, whose protein sequence is MRLDLFCLGLVLLASAPALAQGSRPKLTPAQLREIERENQKLQDRLRKQGVQAEVPKAPKGDTKGKGKEKGKEAEPKPPNCQLAGAKRTAQFSEEALPGIPLTQRYALYVSACGLGDVVALTQQLVRFKTVSSEQPAAKSPGIAAMGRFLQKWAQTHGFAFRTVGQNDVFELAWGEGAPHLGFIFHGDVVPAPAHEWKSNPFEAKVRNGRLYGRGVMDDKGPIAMGLVSLAMAKEMGLKPHKGKVLLIIGNGEESDWKGMQEYTRTEVLPTHAVSVDSEYPVVVAQSGFVALTLEAALESEAKGEGTLVAVDASAGEFLTQVPGAAMLSLVPTSGTSLEQALAAAKAAVESVRKERSTLKAEVRSAPLVGLAGGGMRIVITTQGKAVHSSAPEQGQNALWDLSAIAEKLPLVDNGIAAMLRAVARRFDGDHHGDRLGFTGKDPLMGPMIVAATLLRVKEGKVSLGVNLRRPRSEEGDEDFHQALNHAVSRITQESDGRIVEGPGRYVGEPHVADVSGPLVLTLMDIYKRHQNIRSNIAPISIAGGTYARLFPRGVDFGPGLPGQVYTGHAPDEFISLEHLGLGTQMLAEALHSLALSANAR
- the msrA gene encoding peptide-methionine (S)-S-oxide reductase MsrA gives rise to the protein MFFTSPKKLKIPTPEEALPGRSESMPVPEKHFVLGTPLKGPFPAGSQYALFGLGCFWGAEKKFWQVPGVYSTQVGYAAGPTPNPTYKEVCSGMTGHNEVVRVVFDPAKVSYETLLRTFWENHDPTQGMRQGNDVGTQYRSGIYYYDEAQKRAAEQSRDAYQKALAGAGYEAITTELLPAPSFYFAEDYHQQYLAKNPGGYCGLGGTGVSCPVGVGISSS
- a CDS encoding DNA-binding protein, with product MKKPELDDSLPKIGNPARSALEVIGITRLSQVTQLSKAELARLHGVGPKAIGILENALAARGLAFSQKKKP
- a CDS encoding Spy/CpxP family protein refolding chaperone, which codes for MSLKLMPLVLVLVVPLLAGAQGPHGPGGGRGKPPSSLELLLKNPQELALTAEQVAQLEALQAALEQKNAPIVEQLEALRPPRPSGPPPSDTERMNRPPPDFEAMRERMQQLEPLITELRANDAAFYQEAEKLLSDSQKARAQELITQEREEHQRRHEAMRQRMQNRQ
- a CDS encoding serine/threonine protein kinase, which gives rise to MTTNAFHPDHLKPGNMVGPWRIVESLGSGNFGHVFKVERDGDFFTLKMAVRPAPAPPQETPERVLEERQVDGRMRHEGAILMANASHPGLPHLRAVDRWPHPTRGYLYIVTDHVLGEPFDRWRERTRPSAAQLVDVFIEVVRVVARLHARGILIRDFKGEHVIVSATDNKPVLVDMGSAYLPGGSTLTVGLAPGTPHALPPECISFIREEAWKQGARFDAAAAGDLYQLGVFFYEALTECWPFDARMPADELLVAIETAIPRAPHRLNPEVPQSLSRIVLKLLEKRPEDRHESAEALLQALWDAAKERSRKRWKVPLRLPAEGPAPVTQDEVEERRLQKQAAERRARETPKQKMELSREQALEQFAAAIQEVEAELATAEAQADRRKKVLRRVALGVGPVLLGLSLFTTWWAWLAPTSTSTAESEKGSSLVSTLRNSRPNMAVAAWLCATFGVGCAAPQLRPLPEDCPEQAIETMKDLRLSVEEYHLIIDINQPGNDQQLGVYHAGKVTGRLVRIWNNRPYTLPEGTLVYGQLWTEGLIKYGKEAVLGRYSELLLPDGRRVPVCLSLWDHTGLMMKSPGSKPGAARLPRQVQVGVLDRWP
- a CDS encoding DUF2381 family protein; this encodes MALPTTWLLPSFCLLVASTAAAQSQPPTRERQARRTWLPATPAEPLPELYVAAGNLTTVAFNGPLDRDSLVVDRTRFKWADVGDRILTLEPFADLGSGERLIVKIGFKDRALPAQAVLAVVTQDKVMDGSVEVDRRANTPEALLAALAQKEAELEELKARSAGSGPVGLALSGWLYKNMLPVGFSRTVASANSSGLEVLDSHGYPGQFSTLVTLKLRNLPNQKPWLVGQVHLRNTAGASVKVLSLRMKPSQLGPGETDLLVVEAQSVPWSNGREFSLELVDASGQRRLSLNLLPH